A region from the Candidatus Zixiibacteriota bacterium genome encodes:
- a CDS encoding TusE/DsrC/DsvC family sulfur relay protein: protein MATFEWKDVKIEVDEDGFMEEPEVWNEQVALALASTEGVDDLTEEHWKLVNYLREYYAKYGIAPMIRKLCKETGFPLKKVYELFPSGPAKGACKVAGLAKPTGCV from the coding sequence ATGGCAACATTTGAGTGGAAAGATGTAAAAATCGAAGTCGATGAAGACGGATTTATGGAGGAGCCTGAAGTGTGGAACGAGCAGGTAGCGTTGGCTCTGGCCAGCACCGAAGGCGTAGATGATCTTACCGAAGAGCACTGGAAACTCGTAAACTATCTTCGTGAATATTATGCCAAATACGGCATCGCTCCAATGATTCGGAAGCTCTGTAAAGAAACCGGTTTCCCGCTGAAGAAAGTCTATGAGCTATTTCCATCGGGTCCGGCTAAAGGCGCCTGTAAAGTAGCGGGCCTGGCCAAACCGACCGGTTGCGTATAA